In Planococcus citri chromosome 4, ihPlaCitr1.1, whole genome shotgun sequence, the genomic window ATCCATGGTGCTAATTGAGGAATCCATTTCCAAACAATTTCGTTCTTGGCGAAGaagtctttgaaatttttgtctttAATCGCATTTTGCCAGCTGAGTTCATAGACGGTGTTGATAAGTTTGAATTGAGGCGCGTTATCGGATATGAGTAGTTTTGGCGTACCTCTTCTGGCGAAGAATAATTTGAATGCGGATAAGATATCTTCGGATGTAAGATCGTGAAGAATTTCCATGTGTATTGCTCTTGTTACGAGACAGGTGAAAATTAGTACCCAACGTTTACATTCACCTGGAGCAAATTTTACGTAGAGAGGTCCCAGTATATCAACGCCGGAGTTTTCGAACGGTTTTGTAGGGTTTAGGCGCGATTTTGGGAGCGGAGGCGTAGGTGGTGCTCTGTACGGTTTATTTCTCAGCTTTTTGCAGTTTTTACAGTTGTTTTTTAGCGTGAAATAAACGACTCGGCGACCTGTGGGTATCCAGAATTTTCTCCGGATTTCTGCTAGTGTGTGCTGAGTACCAACGTGGTATAGCTTGTTGTGGTAGTGCATAACGATTAGTTTAGTAATTGGCCAATCAGGAAGAAGTAAAATCGGGTGTTTTTCTTCATCTGTTAGGTACGTGCAATTTTCTAGCCGTCCGCGACAACGAAGTACGTTATTCTCATCTTTCTTTAACCCAAGGTGAGAGtagtgagtaattttttcgcCGATGGTATCTTGGAAATAAATTATCCACATTTCTTCTGCCTGTTGTCTTGTTTTGTCAGATTGAATTTTCCGGAATTTATTGGCTGCGATGAGACACTTTTCTGTAACCGAGATGAGTTTTCCATAGGtcggatatttttcaaaaaccaagttGAAGGGAGTCGATTTTGGCGTTGTTTCTGTTCCGGTGTTTGTTAAGAGAGTCGTTGTTGTGTTTTCGGAAGTTTCTGTGGGCAGCACAGGTAAGTTTTTTCCGAGAACTGGTTGTTCTGGccacaatttttcatcgtttagcCATGGAGGTCCGTTAAACCAATTGAAAGCTTTCATTTCATCAAGTGTACCGCCTCTGGACGCGATGTCGGCTACATTTTGTTCACCAGGTACGTATTTGATGTTTTGAACCAGTTGTTTTATATCGTTGACGCGTTTTTCGATGAAAACTGGTAACACCTGAGGAGATTTTATCCAAGCCATGGCACACTGCGAGTCAGTCCATAGAATTTTCTCGGAGATTTCACGTTCTAAAGATGTTTCAACGAAGTTGAGAATTCGAGCTCCAATTAAAACACCTAGTAATTCGAATTTAGGCGTGAATTTGGCtaattcgttttcgtttttcggTGGTGTCACTCTGGTTTTGGCAAATAATAAGTGCGTGTGTGACATTTCGTTATCTGTGGCGCGTATGTAGACAGCAGCGGCGTATGCGTCTTTTGACGCGTCGCTAAAGCAGTGAAGTTGTAGCGTTAGCGCTCCTTGGATATTTACGTAGCGAGGTAAGGAGTGGGTgggaattttttcgagttcgcTTTGAATTATGCGCCATTCGCTGGTAAGATTTTCGTTTAGTTTTTGATCCCATTCGAAGTTCAAAATCCAcagtttttgaatgaaaagttTGGCTTTCAAAATTATTGGCGAGAAAAAGCCCATTGGATCGTAGATGGCGGCTGTGAACTGAAGAACTGTTCGTTTAGTTGGATTTTCAGGTGCGTGAACGGATGGTTTTTGGATATTCAAGGTATCTGCTTTTGGCTTCCATTGTATACCGAGGAGATTGACGATTTCGGCGTTGTTACGGTCAGCTTCGGGTATAGAGTTCATGAATTCGGTTGAGTTTGAACTCCATTGACGAATATTCATGCCAATTTCAGCAAGAAGTTTTTTCATAACATTGTAGATTTCGATGGCTTCTTGCAACGAATTAGCACCATTGGCAAAGTTATCAAC contains:
- the LOC135845230 gene encoding uncharacterized protein LOC135845230 encodes the protein MQLKAHHYKHITKILKSLYVDNFANGANSLQEAIEIYNVMKKLLAEIGMNIRQWSSNSTEFMNSIPEADRNNAEIVNLLGIQWKPKADTLNIQKPSVHAPENPTKRTVLQFTAAIYDPMGFFSPIILKAKLFIQKLWILNFEWDQKLNENLTSEWRIIQSELEKIPTHSLPRYVNIQGALTLQLHCFSDASKDAYAAAVYIRATDNEMSHTHLLFAKTRVTPPKNENELAKFTPKFELLGVLIGARILNFVETSLEREISEKILWTDSQCAMAWIKSPQVLPVFIEKRVNDIKQLVQNIKYVPGEQNVADIASRGGTLDEMKAFNWFNGPPWLNDEKLWPEQPVLGKNLPVLPTETSENTTTTLLTNTGTETTPKSTPFNLVFEKYPTYGKLISVTEKCLIAANKFRKIQSDKTRQQAEEMWIIYFQDTIGEKITHYSHLGLKKDENNVLRCRGRLENCTYLTDEEKHPILLLPDWPITKLIVMHYHNKLYHVGTQHTLAEIRRKFWIPTGRRVVYFTLKNNCKNCKKLRNKPYRAPPTPPLPKSRLNPTKPFENSGVDILGPLYVKFAPGECKRWVLIFTCLVTRAIHMEILHDLTSEDILSAFKLFFARRGTPKLLISDNAPQFKLINTVYELSWQNAIKDKNFKDFFAKNEIVWKWIPQLAPWMGGAYERLIALVKEALKLTYYRITLTDRQLQVAIAETEAILNSRPLTYFGPNLEEDIITPNLFLRGNFPHILEVNADAPTVTGKSLVDSWKKADQLLNRFWDIFYSK